From Prosthecobacter sp., a single genomic window includes:
- a CDS encoding sensor histidine kinase — MTKPEWRMTNGFGWRLASLISSFIIASLRSTLWGSTRFAVLAVSLCSALHSSFSAELSRAIDIRTLSYERSLEKLSVELTATVGFVESGGTVFVQDDSAGTHLHFKPARNDLRVGDRVRVKGTTLAGLYFPGVDVTELEILGHESPPAAVSATYDDLAAGRFHYQRVMAEGLGRTLTPLDENRSLLRLAMGSRVIEVRLDSPPESAPSVVDARLRITALAAGGINDRRQLVFPYLRVTDWSDVEINQPTTAPESLPIISVATLLRFGAADEPHHRARIRGTVLAAFNDGRVFLRDSTPPPPPREKPKDEPPKPPQSPSIAIRLTTPVNLTPGHLAEITGFPVMTGFSASLADSLVLSAEPAELPAASLVSLKEFQDGSHDADLVQLTDPAVLNDYFRTNDGYELRLTSGSTSIRAFLLQTSAPSLEIGSSCKLTGICLVESATTDKGFRSEPDRASLLLRSINDIQVLSTAPFWDAKRLVIAITILGALVSLTLFWITQQRRQITRLERKIVQQATLEERQRIAREFHDTLEQELTGLSLRLDAATTRPLEDKARTLLETSRSLVSRIQSEARNLVSDLRDTEHATTLAEALQLLADRAPDGVAITLDITPIPPIPSPVTHHLRMIAQEAITNALKHAQATAITLHLSTTPSLLTLRIIDNGCGFAAEAETHGKPGHFGCIGIRERCRKIGAEAEWKSQPGQGTNITITLPLTS; from the coding sequence ATGACGAAGCCCGAATGGCGAATGACGAATGGATTCGGCTGGCGTCTCGCCAGCTTGATTTCGTCATTCATCATTGCTTCGCTTCGCTCCACCCTTTGGGGCAGCACACGCTTCGCGGTGCTGGCTGTCTCGCTTTGCTCGGCTCTGCATTCGTCATTCTCAGCTGAGCTGAGCCGCGCCATCGACATCCGCACATTGTCGTATGAGCGCAGTTTGGAAAAGCTGTCCGTCGAACTCACCGCCACCGTCGGCTTCGTCGAAAGCGGTGGCACCGTTTTTGTTCAAGACGACAGCGCAGGCACTCATCTGCACTTCAAACCTGCCCGCAATGACCTCCGCGTCGGTGATCGCGTGCGCGTGAAGGGCACCACGCTCGCCGGGCTCTACTTTCCAGGTGTCGATGTCACCGAACTCGAAATCCTGGGCCACGAATCGCCTCCTGCTGCCGTATCCGCGACCTACGACGACCTCGCCGCCGGCCGCTTCCACTATCAACGCGTCATGGCTGAAGGACTGGGCCGCACTTTGACGCCGCTCGATGAAAACCGCTCGCTTCTACGTCTCGCGATGGGCAGCCGCGTGATCGAAGTCCGCCTCGATTCACCACCCGAATCCGCGCCCTCAGTGGTCGATGCCCGCCTCCGCATCACCGCCCTCGCCGCCGGTGGCATCAATGACCGTCGCCAGCTCGTCTTCCCGTATCTGCGCGTCACCGATTGGAGCGATGTCGAAATCAATCAACCCACCACCGCGCCAGAATCGCTTCCCATCATCTCCGTCGCCACCCTGCTGCGCTTTGGAGCTGCCGACGAGCCGCACCATCGCGCCCGCATTCGCGGCACCGTGCTCGCCGCATTCAACGATGGCCGCGTTTTCCTGCGTGATTCGACGCCACCGCCGCCGCCACGCGAAAAACCGAAGGACGAACCTCCCAAGCCTCCGCAATCGCCCTCCATCGCGATTCGTCTCACCACACCGGTGAATCTAACGCCAGGTCATCTCGCCGAAATCACCGGCTTTCCCGTCATGACTGGCTTCAGCGCCTCCTTGGCTGATTCACTCGTGCTTTCCGCCGAACCCGCCGAATTGCCTGCTGCCTCGCTTGTTTCGCTCAAAGAGTTCCAAGACGGCTCCCATGATGCGGATCTCGTTCAGCTCACCGATCCGGCTGTTCTGAACGATTATTTCCGCACCAACGACGGTTACGAACTGCGCCTCACCTCCGGCAGCACCTCCATCCGCGCATTCCTGCTGCAAACATCCGCGCCATCGCTCGAAATCGGCTCCTCCTGCAAACTCACCGGCATCTGCCTCGTCGAATCCGCCACCACGGACAAAGGCTTCCGTTCCGAGCCCGACCGCGCCTCGCTGCTCCTGCGTTCCATTAACGACATCCAAGTGCTCAGCACCGCGCCATTTTGGGATGCCAAGCGCCTCGTCATCGCCATCACCATCCTCGGTGCCCTCGTTTCGCTCACGTTGTTCTGGATCACCCAGCAGCGCCGCCAGATCACACGCCTCGAACGCAAAATCGTCCAGCAGGCCACGCTTGAGGAACGCCAGCGCATCGCCCGCGAGTTCCATGACACGCTCGAACAAGAACTCACCGGTCTCTCCCTCCGTCTCGATGCAGCCACCACACGTCCGCTGGAGGACAAAGCCCGCACTCTGCTCGAAACAAGCCGCAGCCTCGTCTCCCGCATCCAAAGCGAGGCTCGCAACCTCGTCTCCGACCTGCGCGACACCGAGCATGCCACCACCCTCGCCGAAGCCCTCCAACTCCTCGCAGACCGCGCCCCTGATGGCGTCGCCATCACCCTCGACATCACTCCCATTCCTCCCATTCCATCCCCTGTGACCCATCACCTGCGGATGATTGCCCAGGAAGCCATCACCAACGCCCTCAAGCACGCCCAGGCCACCGCAATCACCCTCCATCTCTCCACCACTCCATCACTCCTCACCCTCCGCATCATCGATAATGGCTGCGGTTTCGCCGCTGAGGCCGAAACCCACGGCAAACCCGGCCACTTCGGTTGTATCGGCATCCGGGAGCGCTGCCGCAAGATCGGAGCCGAAGCTGAGTGGAAAAGCCAGCCCGGCCAAGGCACCAACATCACGATCACGCTCCCCTTGACCTCTTGA
- a CDS encoding response regulator transcription factor, producing the protein MPASPITLLLIDDHFVVRSGLVASLELEDDLKVVGEADRGEDAAKLFAKKKPDIVLMDLQLPGISGIEATAALIREHPTARVLIFSTFARDEEIHAALKAGALGYLQKSSSRDDLLAAIRTVAQGERSLPADIAQRLKDRLAEPEITPREREILTLITQGNANKEIAATLGIGEDTVKQHVSRILMKLKVNDRAQATAEAIRRGLVQV; encoded by the coding sequence GTGCCCGCCTCTCCTATCACTCTCCTTCTTATCGACGATCACTTTGTTGTCCGTAGCGGTCTCGTGGCATCGCTCGAACTCGAAGATGACCTCAAAGTCGTCGGCGAAGCCGATCGTGGTGAAGACGCCGCCAAACTCTTTGCGAAGAAGAAGCCGGACATAGTCCTCATGGACCTCCAACTTCCCGGCATCAGCGGCATTGAAGCCACTGCTGCATTGATTCGCGAGCATCCCACCGCCCGTGTCCTCATTTTCTCCACCTTCGCCCGCGATGAAGAAATCCACGCCGCGCTGAAGGCTGGAGCCCTCGGCTACCTCCAGAAATCCTCCTCCCGCGACGACCTCCTCGCCGCCATTCGCACCGTCGCCCAAGGCGAGCGCAGTTTGCCCGCCGACATCGCCCAACGCCTCAAAGACCGCCTCGCCGAGCCCGAAATCACCCCCCGCGAGCGTGAAATTCTCACCCTGATCACGCAAGGCAACGCCAACAAGGAAATCGCCGCCACTCTCGGCATCGGCGAGGACACCGTGAAGCAGCACGTCAGCCGCATCTTGATGAAGCTCAAAGTCAACGACCGCGCCCAGGCCACGGCAGAGGCGATTCGGCGGGGTTTGGTGCAGGTTTGA